A genomic window from Leptospiraceae bacterium includes:
- a CDS encoding N-6 DNA methylase encodes MGIFQKSVVDKYLKEVDKTIVQNSYEKFKEVFCNAEMIKNIEASKEEQYQEGFLTALFVNCLGYTINPNPSFNLTTEYKNIADNRKADGAIIKDEKPIGVIELKGTNTVDLKKVEKQGFEYRYAHPTCKYVIISNFKDLRLYVDTSESYEEFTLFNMDYSEFERLYLFLSKNSIYNDKPFKIKNDSKLKEEDISDKLYKDYHRFKMNIFNNMVKNNPSINKVELLKKSQKLLDRILFIFFAEDRGLLPPNTISIIIDENKAQADIGREEPLYNTYKIYFKHIDKGNDRLNISEYNGGLFAEDELLDNLIIDDSVLKKDALKISSYDFSSDIDVNILGHIFENSLNDIDELHAEVTGAKFDKSKTKRKKDGVFYTPNYITKYIVENTIGVLCEEKKKELGLVDIKLDLNKDYKRLSKEKQKLLDNLHKYREYLTSLKILDPACGSGAFLNQALEFLIEEHKFIDLHRRPLEGDALGFFDVRSSILENNLYGVDINEESVELARLSLWLRTAERGRKLDDLSKNIKCGNSLIDDESIAGKLAFDWNKEFSEIMQNGGFDVVIGNPPYGATIEHKKFYIDKFGFKSNIDTYKMFSILTDMILNNYGFCGLIIPNSWMTRKGGSEFRKKLLIFKFHYVISFVNQVFSDANIDTCIIIFSKNQNADKNYFVNAAKIINPEIILQNIKYNKANFLNWVKYDKFNCELNETIFNIFEKLTINSTNLGKQTTITGGYKPYQVGYGKSIYGDFPQTRKDVDNWVYHSKTKIDGSYFPDIKGGNISSYYIKPNKQWVKWGIWLMSPKKKEDFLNPKIVVREVSGIKLNACFDDYGYFTNDTTHMIRGVNSNMLKYFLTIINSVLMGWFFRTYFGESNDLFPKIKVNELENLPIKNTTSEEQIPFIEKADIMLTLNKSFHEKKSEFIEWIKSEFSVTKLSNKLDGFYTLNFDEMKKELKKQMPKGKEFGPKEIGSLKKYYEEYKTELIVLDNEIKKTDLEIDEMVFKLYGLTDEEKEIINKGI; translated from the coding sequence TTGGGAATATTCCAAAAGTCTGTAGTAGACAAGTATCTTAAAGAAGTTGATAAGACAATAGTTCAAAACTCTTATGAAAAATTTAAAGAAGTTTTTTGTAATGCAGAAATGATTAAAAATATTGAAGCATCAAAAGAAGAACAATATCAAGAAGGTTTTCTTACAGCTCTTTTTGTAAATTGCCTTGGTTATACTATTAATCCTAATCCATCATTTAATTTAACAACTGAATATAAAAATATAGCAGATAATCGTAAAGCAGACGGTGCAATCATTAAAGATGAAAAACCTATAGGAGTGATTGAATTAAAAGGAACTAATACAGTCGATCTAAAAAAAGTAGAAAAACAAGGTTTTGAATATAGATATGCACATCCAACCTGTAAGTATGTAATCATTTCCAATTTCAAGGATCTACGATTATATGTTGATACTTCAGAATCTTATGAAGAATTCACTTTATTTAATATGGATTATTCTGAATTTGAGAGATTATATCTGTTTTTATCGAAAAATAGTATTTACAATGATAAACCATTCAAAATAAAAAATGATTCTAAACTAAAAGAAGAAGATATTTCAGACAAACTTTATAAAGATTATCACCGTTTTAAAATGAATATATTTAATAACATGGTAAAAAATAATCCATCCATTAACAAAGTAGAGTTATTGAAAAAATCTCAAAAATTGTTAGATAGAATACTTTTTATATTCTTTGCTGAGGATAGAGGACTTTTACCACCTAACACAATTTCTATTATAATAGATGAGAATAAAGCACAAGCTGATATTGGAAGGGAGGAACCATTATATAATACTTATAAAATTTATTTTAAACATATAGATAAAGGGAACGATAGATTAAATATTTCAGAATATAATGGAGGATTGTTTGCAGAAGATGAACTTTTAGATAATTTAATTATTGATGACTCAGTTCTTAAAAAAGATGCACTTAAAATTTCTTCTTATGATTTTAGCTCTGATATAGATGTCAATATTCTGGGTCATATTTTTGAAAATTCATTGAATGACATTGATGAATTGCACGCAGAAGTAACCGGAGCTAAGTTTGATAAATCAAAAACTAAACGTAAAAAAGATGGAGTATTCTATACACCAAACTATATCACAAAATATATTGTCGAAAATACAATAGGTGTTTTATGCGAAGAAAAAAAGAAAGAACTTGGCTTAGTGGATATTAAGCTTGATTTAAATAAAGACTACAAACGCCTTTCAAAAGAGAAACAAAAACTTCTAGATAATCTTCACAAGTATAGAGAGTATCTTACTAGTTTAAAAATATTAGATCCTGCTTGTGGGAGTGGTGCATTTCTAAATCAGGCTTTAGAATTTCTAATTGAAGAACATAAGTTTATAGACCTGCATAGACGACCTCTTGAAGGAGATGCCTTGGGTTTTTTTGATGTTCGTTCTTCTATTTTAGAAAATAATCTTTATGGTGTAGATATTAATGAGGAGTCAGTGGAGTTAGCCCGTCTTTCCTTATGGCTTCGTACCGCTGAACGTGGACGAAAACTTGACGACCTTTCTAAAAATATTAAATGTGGTAACTCTTTAATAGATGATGAATCTATCGCAGGGAAACTTGCTTTTGATTGGAATAAAGAGTTTTCTGAAATTATGCAGAATGGTGGCTTTGATGTAGTGATAGGAAATCCACCTTATGGTGCAACTATTGAACATAAAAAATTCTATATTGATAAATTTGGTTTCAAGTCTAATATTGATACATATAAAATGTTTTCTATACTTACAGATATGATTTTAAATAATTATGGATTCTGCGGTTTAATAATTCCAAATAGTTGGATGACAAGAAAAGGTGGTTCGGAATTTCGCAAAAAGCTTTTAATTTTTAAATTTCATTATGTTATATCTTTTGTGAATCAAGTATTTAGCGATGCGAATATTGATACATGTATAATTATTTTTTCAAAAAATCAAAATGCTGATAAAAACTATTTTGTAAATGCTGCTAAAATTATTAATCCAGAAATTATCCTTCAAAATATAAAGTATAATAAAGCTAATTTTCTAAATTGGGTAAAATATGATAAGTTCAATTGTGAATTAAATGAGACTATTTTTAATATATTTGAAAAGCTTACAATAAACAGTACAAACTTAGGAAAACAAACTACCATCACTGGGGGATATAAGCCTTATCAAGTAGGCTATGGAAAGTCAATCTATGGAGATTTTCCTCAAACTAGAAAAGATGTGGATAATTGGGTATATCATTCAAAAACTAAAATAGACGGTTCATATTTTCCAGATATAAAAGGAGGGAATATTTCTTCATACTATATTAAGCCAAATAAACAATGGGTAAAGTGGGGAATTTGGCTAATGTCCCCTAAAAAAAAAGAGGACTTTCTTAATCCAAAAATTGTTGTCAGAGAAGTTTCTGGGATAAAATTGAATGCTTGTTTTGATGACTATGGTTACTTTACCAACGATACTACCCATATGATTCGTGGAGTAAATTCTAATATGTTGAAATATTTTTTAACTATTATAAACTCAGTGCTTATGGGATGGTTTTTTAGAACATATTTTGGAGAATCAAACGATTTGTTTCCAAAAATAAAAGTAAATGAATTGGAAAATTTACCAATTAAAAACACAACATCTGAGGAACAAATCCCTTTCATTGAAAAAGCAGATATAATGCTAACTCTAAATAAATCTTTTCATGAGAAAAAATCTGAATTTATAGAATGGATTAAATCAGAATTTTCCGTAACTAAATTATCAAATAAACTGGATGGCTTTTATACATTAAATTTTGATGAAATGAAAAAAGAACTAAAAAAACAAATGCCAAAAGGAAAAGAATTTGGTCCTAAAGAAATAGGAAGCCTAAAAAAGTACTATGAAGAGTATAAAACTGAGTTAATAGTCTTAGACAATGAAATAAAGAAAACAGATTTAGAAATCGATGAAATGGTTTTTAAATTATATGGCTTAACAGATGAAGAAAAAGAAATTATTAACAAAGGGATATGA
- a CDS encoding DUF433 domain-containing protein, with translation MNYRERIIADPQIMLGKPIIKGTRITVELILRKLSQKIWIEELLKSYPHITIDDIYAALAYSADVVSKEEVIAC, from the coding sequence ATGAATTATCGAGAGAGAATTATTGCTGATCCACAAATTATGCTTGGAAAGCCTATAATAAAGGGAACAAGAATAACTGTTGAGTTGATCCTTAGAAAATTATCTCAAAAAATTTGGATAGAAGAATTGCTAAAATCATATCCACACATAACAATAGATGATATATACGCGGCTTTAGCATATTCTGCTGATGTAGTTTCAAAGGAAGAAGTAATTGCCTGTTAA
- a CDS encoding DUF5615 family PIN-like protein, whose protein sequence is MPVKIIADENIDNIIIQSLRDDKYEIISIKESYRGIKDIEIIVLANQNECLILTEDKDFGEWVFAHKTESVGILFLRYDESELNEIINSLKLLLKKYGDSLYNKFTVITKNKIRIREI, encoded by the coding sequence TTGCCTGTTAAAATCATTGCAGATGAAAATATTGATAATATTATTATTCAATCATTAAGGGATGATAAATATGAAATAATTTCTATAAAAGAAAGTTATAGAGGGATAAAGGATATTGAAATAATAGTCCTTGCAAATCAAAATGAATGTCTAATTTTGACCGAAGATAAAGATTTTGGAGAATGGGTTTTTGCACATAAAACAGAATCTGTAGGTATTCTCTTCCTTAGGTATGACGAAAGTGAATTGAATGAAATTATAAATTCCTTAAAATTATTACTCAAAAAATATGGAGATTCTCTTTATAATAAATTTACCGTTATTACAAAGAACAAAATAAGAATTAGAGAAATATAA
- a CDS encoding DUF4365 domain-containing protein gives MSTKRPKSKIIEQEGILEFSKQINISGSCFNEIDTKNDVGIDGYLEIFKDETATGCCIGIQIKSGKSYFKNNKLVLNADMNHFKYWSSHLLPVIIVGYHPEIKKVFWFDISDYLLKNIKIIEKGPYSLSFDINKAECQIENLIEYCSNKYKKENTLNSLIRSMNTLSTHKSNTSFEDLVSSIKYLFYNYRNELFVVSLILSIFQNTDEPNLLILIISVLSYYVSHGDIYWHKENIIKYETSDYIVKNVIADFKTNEIIKMLNLLEDRGSYSRGGIGQIVFHIIDANNNREDILKDICFEIECPYIVKYYAFYALVYMLQFKDLKLTLIVIEKFYNLYHKIDNEFGIEFIYNYIKEGNQIEIS, from the coding sequence TTGAGTACCAAAAGACCTAAATCAAAAATAATTGAGCAAGAAGGAATATTAGAATTCAGTAAGCAAATTAATATTAGTGGTTCTTGCTTCAATGAAATTGATACTAAAAATGATGTTGGAATTGATGGTTATCTTGAAATTTTTAAAGATGAAACAGCTACTGGATGCTGCATAGGAATTCAAATAAAGTCCGGAAAATCTTATTTTAAAAATAACAAACTTGTTTTAAATGCAGATATGAATCATTTCAAATATTGGAGTTCACATCTTCTACCAGTTATTATAGTTGGATATCACCCGGAAATTAAAAAAGTATTTTGGTTTGATATTTCTGATTATTTATTGAAAAATATAAAAATAATAGAAAAAGGACCGTATAGTCTATCCTTTGATATAAATAAAGCTGAATGTCAAATTGAAAACCTAATCGAATATTGCTCAAATAAATATAAAAAAGAAAATACTCTTAATTCATTGATCCGTAGTATGAATACTTTATCCACACACAAAAGCAATACTTCCTTTGAAGATTTAGTGTCCTCGATAAAATATCTTTTTTATAATTATAGAAATGAGTTATTTGTTGTTTCATTGATTCTTTCTATTTTTCAAAATACCGATGAACCCAATTTGCTGATTTTAATTATATCTGTTTTATCGTATTATGTAAGTCATGGAGATATATATTGGCACAAAGAAAATATAATAAAATATGAAACTTCTGATTATATAGTTAAGAATGTAATTGCTGATTTCAAAACTAATGAAATTATAAAAATGTTAAATCTTTTAGAAGACAGAGGGAGTTATAGTAGAGGTGGAATCGGTCAAATTGTATTTCATATAATAGATGCAAATAACAATAGAGAAGATATATTAAAAGATATTTGTTTTGAAATTGAATGTCCATATATAGTGAAGTATTATGCCTTTTACGCTTTGGTCTATATGCTTCAGTTTAAGGATTTAAAATTAACCTTAATAGTTATTGAAAAATTTTATAACTTGTATCATAAAATAGATAATGAATTTGGTATTGAATTTATATATAACTATATAAAAGAAGGTAATCAGATTGAAATATCTTAA
- a CDS encoding DUF416 family protein, whose protein sequence is MDKKIKQQIKEKISKLSTYNQLAFGVMITERFLPNYFTFYIAERWGNPMILLNGIDLLKNIVRQESYESEELELIDNFIEDITPDMDEFSGSLEASLALDCSSMLYDCFSFVKNKDSSHIESCSEIAFGSLELFIQKRDNLSHELSVKELEAYLAKDGLIQKEIEYQLNLLDELTDKKISHKLYIEKSMNAPLLKC, encoded by the coding sequence ATGGATAAAAAGATAAAACAACAGATTAAAGAGAAAATATCCAAACTCTCAACTTACAATCAGCTTGCTTTTGGAGTAATGATAACAGAACGGTTTTTACCTAATTATTTTACCTTCTATATCGCAGAAAGATGGGGTAATCCCATGATATTGTTAAACGGAATAGACCTCCTAAAGAATATTGTGAGACAGGAAAGCTATGAATCGGAAGAATTAGAACTCATTGATAATTTTATAGAAGATATTACGCCGGATATGGATGAATTTTCTGGAAGTTTAGAAGCTTCTCTGGCATTGGACTGTTCCAGTATGCTCTATGATTGTTTTTCTTTTGTTAAAAATAAAGATTCTTCTCATATAGAAAGCTGCTCCGAAATTGCTTTTGGCTCTTTAGAACTATTTATTCAAAAAAGAGATAATCTAAGTCATGAACTTTCTGTAAAAGAATTAGAAGCATATTTGGCAAAAGATGGATTGATTCAAAAAGAAATAGAATACCAGTTAAATTTACTTGATGAATTAACTGATAAAAAGATCAGCCATAAATTATATATAGAAAAAAGTATGAATGCTCCACTGCTAAAATGCTAA
- a CDS encoding transposase, producing MRHDEIFELYVDYLLSSFGEVTATGLSALTGGIISHDRITRSLSEPEFGPKDLWKEVKPIVKKVASEDAVIAFDDSILEKPYTDENEMISWHYSHTKNRNVKGINLLTGLYYSNGISIPVSYYMVKKTEIYIDKKTGKEHRKSPISKNEIVRDLSQQIIKNGVKFKYFLTDSWFSSTENMMFFKVDLQKDFIMGLKSNRLVAMSLQDKKEKRYIPIDSIELEKGSVKEVFLEGVRFPLYIVKKVFINEDESTGILYLITSDPGLSYNDLFEIYQKRWKIEDYHKSIKQNTAITKSQTKTVRTQSNHIFASLCAFVKLEKLRIVASVNQTNVRKWIYFNAQKKAMEFLKNLSCNLDNYFYSKQATA from the coding sequence ATGAGACACGACGAAATTTTTGAATTATATGTAGATTATTTGCTATCGAGTTTCGGAGAGGTTACAGCGACCGGATTATCAGCGCTGACGGGAGGAATAATTTCACATGACAGGATAACCAGAAGTCTATCTGAACCCGAATTTGGACCTAAAGACCTCTGGAAAGAAGTAAAACCTATTGTGAAGAAAGTAGCTTCAGAAGATGCTGTAATAGCTTTCGATGATTCGATACTTGAGAAACCTTATACAGATGAAAATGAAATGATTAGCTGGCACTACTCTCATACGAAAAACAGAAATGTTAAGGGAATCAACCTTTTAACAGGTCTTTATTATTCTAACGGTATCAGTATTCCTGTGAGCTATTATATGGTGAAGAAAACAGAAATCTATATTGATAAAAAAACAGGAAAAGAGCATAGAAAAAGTCCCATTAGCAAAAACGAAATAGTTCGTGATTTAAGCCAACAGATAATAAAAAATGGTGTGAAGTTCAAATACTTTCTTACAGATTCCTGGTTTTCTTCAACAGAAAACATGATGTTTTTCAAGGTAGACTTACAAAAGGACTTCATAATGGGTTTGAAAAGTAACCGACTTGTAGCCATGAGTCTTCAGGACAAAAAGGAAAAAAGATACATACCAATAGATTCTATTGAATTGGAAAAAGGTTCCGTAAAAGAAGTTTTCCTTGAAGGGGTAAGGTTTCCCCTGTATATTGTGAAAAAAGTCTTCATAAACGAAGATGAAAGCACTGGAATTCTCTATCTGATAACAAGTGATCCCGGATTATCCTATAATGACCTTTTTGAAATCTATCAAAAAAGATGGAAAATTGAAGATTATCACAAGTCGATCAAGCAGAATACAGCTATCACAAAATCACAGACAAAGACAGTAAGAACTCAGAGTAACCATATATTTGCTTCTCTGTGTGCATTTGTTAAATTGGAAAAACTAAGAATTGTGGCCTCTGTTAACCAGACAAATGTTAGAAAATGGATATATTTTAATGCTCAGAAAAAAGCTATGGAATTTCTGAAAAATCTCAGTTGCAATTTAGATAATTATTTTTATTCTAAACAGGCTACTGCGTAA
- a CDS encoding type II toxin-antitoxin system RelE/ParE family toxin — protein sequence MEINYKLLLTNEAAYDLEEVIDYYENVREGLGKDFFLSYQKAEELIKSNPKIYACIEGEVRRALTDKFRYSIFYHIIENQQIVEVLAVIHTSRDPKYWKKRIKL from the coding sequence TTGGAAATAAATTACAAATTGCTCCTTACCAATGAAGCTGCATATGATTTGGAGGAAGTCATTGATTATTACGAAAATGTCAGAGAAGGCTTAGGAAAAGACTTTTTTCTGTCCTATCAAAAAGCAGAAGAGTTAATAAAAAGTAATCCAAAAATATATGCATGTATCGAGGGTGAAGTTCGTAGGGCTTTAACAGATAAATTCAGGTATTCTATTTTTTACCATATAATTGAAAACCAACAAATAGTAGAAGTTCTTGCAGTCATTCATACAAGCCGAGATCCAAAATATTGGAAGAAGCGAATCAAATTATAA
- a CDS encoding fatty-acid oxidation protein subunit alpha produces MAKDLFHEAVKKALEKDGWEITDDPLILGELGASVRIDLGAEKLLVASKGKTKIAVEIKSFLGNSVVNDFNSALGQYLGYLKLLRVKESDRLLYLAVPVDIQEHIFKIEYYKVMINDYKLKIVIYDPVNEVIVKWIN; encoded by the coding sequence ATGGCAAAAGATTTATTTCATGAAGCAGTAAAAAAGGCTCTGGAAAAAGATGGATGGGAGATTACAGATGATCCTTTGATTTTAGGAGAATTGGGAGCTTCTGTGAGAATTGATCTGGGTGCAGAAAAATTATTGGTTGCTTCCAAAGGGAAAACCAAAATTGCTGTTGAAATAAAAAGTTTCTTAGGTAATTCTGTAGTAAATGATTTTAATTCTGCTTTAGGACAATATTTAGGCTATTTAAAATTATTACGAGTAAAAGAGAGTGATAGGTTATTATATTTAGCTGTTCCTGTAGATATACAGGAGCATATTTTTAAAATAGAATATTATAAGGTTATGATTAACGATTATAAATTAAAAATAGTAATTTATGATCCTGTAAATGAGGTAATTGTGAAATGGATAAATTAG
- a CDS encoding XisI protein, with translation MDKLESFREIIIETLNNYGKVQPKDLPDVSVQISTDKVNDHYHLHYVGWDKMKRIYTCVFHLDIIKDKIWLQVNNSNYDIALELVERGIPKSDIVLGFQAPYKRQYTEFAVA, from the coding sequence ATGGATAAATTAGAAAGTTTTAGAGAAATAATTATTGAGACTTTAAATAATTATGGAAAAGTCCAGCCAAAAGATTTACCAGATGTTTCAGTTCAAATTAGTACCGATAAAGTCAATGATCATTACCATTTGCATTATGTTGGTTGGGATAAAATGAAAAGAATTTATACCTGTGTATTTCATTTAGATATAATCAAAGATAAAATATGGCTACAAGTAAATAACAGTAATTATGATATAGCTTTAGAATTAGTAGAAAGAGGTATTCCAAAATCAGATATTGTTCTGGGTTTTCAAGCTCCTTATAAAAGACAATACACCGAATTTGCAGTGGCTTAA
- a CDS encoding fatty-acid oxidation protein subunit alpha, translating into MHEIVRRALIKDGWTITHDFFEIPVEKGLNYEIDFGAEKVIIAERGVTKIAVEVKSFLGASETYEFHKAFGQYVTYKEALDESEPNRKLFLALPKKLKKGILRFSFIQNLLSKFGVYFCIFDPVTEEIIEWKD; encoded by the coding sequence ATTCATGAGATAGTACGGCGGGCACTGATTAAAGATGGTTGGACAATTACCCACGATTTTTTTGAAATTCCTGTAGAAAAAGGTCTAAATTATGAGATTGACTTTGGAGCAGAAAAAGTTATTATTGCTGAAAGAGGAGTCACAAAAATAGCTGTGGAAGTAAAAAGCTTTCTTGGTGCTTCAGAGACTTATGAGTTTCATAAAGCATTCGGGCAATATGTAACCTATAAAGAAGCTCTCGATGAAAGTGAACCGAATAGAAAATTATTCCTTGCTCTACCTAAGAAACTTAAAAAAGGGATATTGAGGTTTTCTTTTATCCAGAATTTATTATCCAAGTTTGGAGTTTATTTTTGTATTTTTGATCCTGTAACAGAGGAGATTATAGAATGGAAAGATTAG
- a CDS encoding XisI protein, with protein MERLEKFRNAIIEILNSHKQGNYTEKVDVETQIWIDKENDHYQLLCIGWEDDEQIYFTIMHFDIKGDKIWIQRNTSDIPVDLELLKLGISKEDIVLGLQPPSYRKFTEYAVA; from the coding sequence ATGGAAAGATTAGAAAAGTTTAGAAATGCAATCATTGAAATATTAAATAGTCATAAACAAGGAAACTACACCGAAAAAGTAGACGTCGAAACTCAAATCTGGATTGATAAAGAAAATGATCATTACCAGCTATTATGTATTGGCTGGGAAGATGACGAACAAATTTATTTTACTATCATGCACTTTGACATAAAAGGTGATAAAATTTGGATACAAAGAAATACCAGTGATATACCTGTAGATTTAGAGTTATTAAAGTTAGGTATTTCTAAGGAAGATATTGTTTTAGGTTTACAACCTCCATCGTATAGAAAGTTTACTGAATATGCTGTGGCATAA
- a CDS encoding XisH family protein, producing the protein MAKDLFHDAVKRALEKDGWEITDDPLEIKYKKVKLYIDLGAEKFLEAQKGNKKIAVEIKSFLGHSVINEFNSALGQYLGYLKIIRRIEPERALYLAIPNEVEKLIKDNDYFQELISDYGLKIIVYDPQQESILSWIN; encoded by the coding sequence ATGGCAAAAGATTTATTTCATGATGCGGTAAAAAGGGCTCTGGAAAAGGATGGATGGGAAATCACAGATGATCCTTTGGAAATCAAGTATAAAAAAGTAAAATTATATATTGATTTAGGTGCAGAAAAGTTTTTAGAAGCCCAGAAAGGAAATAAAAAAATTGCTGTTGAAATTAAAAGTTTTCTGGGACATTCTGTTATTAATGAGTTTAATTCTGCATTGGGGCAGTATTTAGGGTATCTGAAAATCATTAGAAGGATTGAACCTGAAAGAGCTTTGTATTTAGCGATTCCCAATGAAGTGGAAAAATTAATAAAGGATAATGACTATTTTCAGGAACTCATTAGTGACTATGGATTGAAAATAATTGTATATGACCCTCAGCAGGAGAGTATATTATCATGGATAAATTAG
- a CDS encoding XisI protein, with protein MDKLEKYREIIIDLLKEFSKRKPVNMPELDVQIVIDKENDHYFLYDVGWNELERIHDCVFHFDIIDGKVWLQEDNTNAEAALLLVEKGIPKSDIVLGFQAPYKRQYTEFAVA; from the coding sequence ATGGATAAATTAGAAAAATACAGAGAAATAATTATAGATCTATTAAAAGAATTCTCAAAGAGAAAACCTGTAAATATGCCTGAACTCGATGTACAGATAGTCATAGATAAGGAAAATGACCATTATTTCCTTTATGATGTGGGTTGGAATGAATTAGAAAGAATTCATGATTGTGTATTCCATTTTGATATAATAGATGGAAAGGTCTGGCTACAAGAAGACAATACAAATGCAGAAGCAGCATTATTGCTGGTAGAAAAAGGGATTCCAAAATCAGATATAGTTCTGGGTTTCCAAGCACCTTATAAAAGACAATATACCGAATTTGCAGTGGCTTAA